A DNA window from Ostrea edulis chromosome 5, xbOstEdul1.1, whole genome shotgun sequence contains the following coding sequences:
- the LOC125650510 gene encoding uncharacterized protein LOC125650510 isoform X2 — MDGLQIINGTLLLVLLISALLTKAQFHGFKSTSVIHPSFNPSKRNVTYHVGETALLECSVENLGTKEVIWRNRNQKHVITVGTFVFVGSGAYSVSHPANSPHYDLVIKNVQKHHAGVFECQVSTQEEMSIDVTLNVVDAPMGKPTYSSLSLSGEEFVDQGDPIRLSCNATGVQHAPEDVDWFFNGLKIQSSVQEEIIITKFHSPETKTLISTLEIERSKMNNSGSYICRSTDLKIESHSVMVINAASNTKERAVAEAGGDMDDRTNRHVAQHRDNKCSLLTIYSPTLVFLSTLSSIYIYLPR; from the exons CTCAGTTTCATGGTTTTAAAAGCACTTCAGTCATTCACCCATCTTTCAATCCCAGCAAGCGTAACGTAACTTATCACGTGGGAGAGACAGCCCTGTTGGAGTGCTCGGTGGAAAATCTTGGAACCAAAGAG GTAATCTGGAGAAATAGAAACCAGAAGCACGTCATCACTGTCGGTACATTCGTATTCGTAGGAAGTGGTGCATACAGTGTGAGTCATCCCGCCAACAGCCCGCACTACGACCTCGTCATCAAAAACGTACAGAAACACCACGCGGGAGTGTTCGAATGTCAAGTTAGTACACAGGAAGAGATGAGCATCGATGTTACGCTTAACGTCGTCG atGCACCAATGGGCAAACCCACATACTCAT CCCTGTCTCTTTCTGGAGAGGAGTTCGTAGACCAAGGAGATCCCATTCGTCTCTCCTGCAATGCAACGGGAGTCCAACACGCGCCTGAAGATGTCGATTGGTTTTTCAATGGACTTAAAATTCAGAGCAGTGTTCAAGAGGaaattatcattacaaaattTCATAGTCCAGAGACTAAGACTCTTATTAGTACTTTAGAAATTGAACGcagtaaaatgaataattcagGATCTTATATCTGTAGAAGTACTGATCTTAAGATTGAAAGCCACAGCGTGATGGTGATTAATG CAGCGAGTAATACTAAAGAGAGAGCGGTGGCAGAAGCTGGAG GAGATATGGATGATAGAACCAACCGACACGTGGCACAGCACAGAGACAATAAGTGTTCATTATTAACGATTTATTCACCTACTCTGGTGTTCTTATCGACATTATcctctatatatatctatctaccAAGGTGA
- the LOC125650510 gene encoding uncharacterized protein LOC125650510 isoform X1, which produces MDGLQIINGTLLLVLLISALLTKAQFHGFKSTSVIHPSFNPSKRNVTYHVGETALLECSVENLGTKEVIWRNRNQKHVITVGTFVFVGSGAYSVSHPANSPHYDLVIKNVQKHHAGVFECQVSTQEEMSIDVTLNVVDAPMGKPTYSSSTRIPRPALSLSGEEFVDQGDPIRLSCNATGVQHAPEDVDWFFNGLKIQSSVQEEIIITKFHSPETKTLISTLEIERSKMNNSGSYICRSTDLKIESHSVMVINAASNTKERAVAEAGGDMDDRTNRHVAQHRDNKCSLLTIYSPTLVFLSTLSSIYIYLPR; this is translated from the exons CTCAGTTTCATGGTTTTAAAAGCACTTCAGTCATTCACCCATCTTTCAATCCCAGCAAGCGTAACGTAACTTATCACGTGGGAGAGACAGCCCTGTTGGAGTGCTCGGTGGAAAATCTTGGAACCAAAGAG GTAATCTGGAGAAATAGAAACCAGAAGCACGTCATCACTGTCGGTACATTCGTATTCGTAGGAAGTGGTGCATACAGTGTGAGTCATCCCGCCAACAGCCCGCACTACGACCTCGTCATCAAAAACGTACAGAAACACCACGCGGGAGTGTTCGAATGTCAAGTTAGTACACAGGAAGAGATGAGCATCGATGTTACGCTTAACGTCGTCG atGCACCAATGGGCAAACCCACATACTCAT CCTCAACAAGAATACCCAGACCAG CCCTGTCTCTTTCTGGAGAGGAGTTCGTAGACCAAGGAGATCCCATTCGTCTCTCCTGCAATGCAACGGGAGTCCAACACGCGCCTGAAGATGTCGATTGGTTTTTCAATGGACTTAAAATTCAGAGCAGTGTTCAAGAGGaaattatcattacaaaattTCATAGTCCAGAGACTAAGACTCTTATTAGTACTTTAGAAATTGAACGcagtaaaatgaataattcagGATCTTATATCTGTAGAAGTACTGATCTTAAGATTGAAAGCCACAGCGTGATGGTGATTAATG CAGCGAGTAATACTAAAGAGAGAGCGGTGGCAGAAGCTGGAG GAGATATGGATGATAGAACCAACCGACACGTGGCACAGCACAGAGACAATAAGTGTTCATTATTAACGATTTATTCACCTACTCTGGTGTTCTTATCGACATTATcctctatatatatctatctaccAAGGTGA
- the LOC125650510 gene encoding uncharacterized protein LOC125650510 isoform X4 yields MDGLQIINGTLLLVLLISALLTKAQFHGFKSTSVIHPSFNPSKRNVTYHVGETALLECSVENLGTKEVIWRNRNQKHVITVGTFVFVGSGAYSVSHPANSPHYDLVIKNVQKHHAGVFECQVSTQEEMSIDVTLNVVDAPMGKPTYSSLSLSGEEFVDQGDPIRLSCNATGVQHAPEDVDWFFNGLKIQSSVQEEIIITKFHSPETKTLISTLEIERSKMNNSGSYICRSTDLKIESHSVMVINGDMDDRTNRHVAQHRDNKCSLLTIYSPTLVFLSTLSSIYIYLPR; encoded by the exons CTCAGTTTCATGGTTTTAAAAGCACTTCAGTCATTCACCCATCTTTCAATCCCAGCAAGCGTAACGTAACTTATCACGTGGGAGAGACAGCCCTGTTGGAGTGCTCGGTGGAAAATCTTGGAACCAAAGAG GTAATCTGGAGAAATAGAAACCAGAAGCACGTCATCACTGTCGGTACATTCGTATTCGTAGGAAGTGGTGCATACAGTGTGAGTCATCCCGCCAACAGCCCGCACTACGACCTCGTCATCAAAAACGTACAGAAACACCACGCGGGAGTGTTCGAATGTCAAGTTAGTACACAGGAAGAGATGAGCATCGATGTTACGCTTAACGTCGTCG atGCACCAATGGGCAAACCCACATACTCAT CCCTGTCTCTTTCTGGAGAGGAGTTCGTAGACCAAGGAGATCCCATTCGTCTCTCCTGCAATGCAACGGGAGTCCAACACGCGCCTGAAGATGTCGATTGGTTTTTCAATGGACTTAAAATTCAGAGCAGTGTTCAAGAGGaaattatcattacaaaattTCATAGTCCAGAGACTAAGACTCTTATTAGTACTTTAGAAATTGAACGcagtaaaatgaataattcagGATCTTATATCTGTAGAAGTACTGATCTTAAGATTGAAAGCCACAGCGTGATGGTGATTAATG GAGATATGGATGATAGAACCAACCGACACGTGGCACAGCACAGAGACAATAAGTGTTCATTATTAACGATTTATTCACCTACTCTGGTGTTCTTATCGACATTATcctctatatatatctatctaccAAGGTGA
- the LOC125650510 gene encoding uncharacterized protein LOC125650510 isoform X3: protein MDGLQIINGTLLLVLLISALLTKAQFHGFKSTSVIHPSFNPSKRNVTYHVGETALLECSVENLGTKEVIWRNRNQKHVITVGTFVFVGSGAYSVSHPANSPHYDLVIKNVQKHHAGVFECQVSTQEEMSIDVTLNVVDAPMGKPTYSSSTRIPRPALSLSGEEFVDQGDPIRLSCNATGVQHAPEDVDWFFNGLKIQSSVQEEIIITKFHSPETKTLISTLEIERSKMNNSGSYICRSTDLKIESHSVMVINGDMDDRTNRHVAQHRDNKCSLLTIYSPTLVFLSTLSSIYIYLPR from the exons CTCAGTTTCATGGTTTTAAAAGCACTTCAGTCATTCACCCATCTTTCAATCCCAGCAAGCGTAACGTAACTTATCACGTGGGAGAGACAGCCCTGTTGGAGTGCTCGGTGGAAAATCTTGGAACCAAAGAG GTAATCTGGAGAAATAGAAACCAGAAGCACGTCATCACTGTCGGTACATTCGTATTCGTAGGAAGTGGTGCATACAGTGTGAGTCATCCCGCCAACAGCCCGCACTACGACCTCGTCATCAAAAACGTACAGAAACACCACGCGGGAGTGTTCGAATGTCAAGTTAGTACACAGGAAGAGATGAGCATCGATGTTACGCTTAACGTCGTCG atGCACCAATGGGCAAACCCACATACTCAT CCTCAACAAGAATACCCAGACCAG CCCTGTCTCTTTCTGGAGAGGAGTTCGTAGACCAAGGAGATCCCATTCGTCTCTCCTGCAATGCAACGGGAGTCCAACACGCGCCTGAAGATGTCGATTGGTTTTTCAATGGACTTAAAATTCAGAGCAGTGTTCAAGAGGaaattatcattacaaaattTCATAGTCCAGAGACTAAGACTCTTATTAGTACTTTAGAAATTGAACGcagtaaaatgaataattcagGATCTTATATCTGTAGAAGTACTGATCTTAAGATTGAAAGCCACAGCGTGATGGTGATTAATG GAGATATGGATGATAGAACCAACCGACACGTGGCACAGCACAGAGACAATAAGTGTTCATTATTAACGATTTATTCACCTACTCTGGTGTTCTTATCGACATTATcctctatatatatctatctaccAAGGTGA
- the LOC125650510 gene encoding MAM domain-containing glycosylphosphatidylinositol anchor protein 1-like isoform X5, with protein MDGLQIINGTLLLVLLISALLTKAQFHGFKSTSVIHPSFNPSKRNVTYHVGETALLECSVENLGTKEVIWRNRNQKHVITVGTFVFVGSGAYSVSHPANSPHYDLVIKNVQKHHAGVFECQVSTQEEMSIDVTLNVVDAPMGKPTYSSSTRIPRPALSLSGEEFVDQGDPIRLSCNATGVQHAPEDVDWFFNGLKIQSSVQEEIIITKFHSPETKTLISTLEIERSKMNNSGSYICRSTDLKIESHSVMVINAASNTKERAVAEAGGKTRIMRYG; from the exons CTCAGTTTCATGGTTTTAAAAGCACTTCAGTCATTCACCCATCTTTCAATCCCAGCAAGCGTAACGTAACTTATCACGTGGGAGAGACAGCCCTGTTGGAGTGCTCGGTGGAAAATCTTGGAACCAAAGAG GTAATCTGGAGAAATAGAAACCAGAAGCACGTCATCACTGTCGGTACATTCGTATTCGTAGGAAGTGGTGCATACAGTGTGAGTCATCCCGCCAACAGCCCGCACTACGACCTCGTCATCAAAAACGTACAGAAACACCACGCGGGAGTGTTCGAATGTCAAGTTAGTACACAGGAAGAGATGAGCATCGATGTTACGCTTAACGTCGTCG atGCACCAATGGGCAAACCCACATACTCAT CCTCAACAAGAATACCCAGACCAG CCCTGTCTCTTTCTGGAGAGGAGTTCGTAGACCAAGGAGATCCCATTCGTCTCTCCTGCAATGCAACGGGAGTCCAACACGCGCCTGAAGATGTCGATTGGTTTTTCAATGGACTTAAAATTCAGAGCAGTGTTCAAGAGGaaattatcattacaaaattTCATAGTCCAGAGACTAAGACTCTTATTAGTACTTTAGAAATTGAACGcagtaaaatgaataattcagGATCTTATATCTGTAGAAGTACTGATCTTAAGATTGAAAGCCACAGCGTGATGGTGATTAATG CAGCGAGTAATACTAAAGAGAGAGCGGTGGCAGAAGCTGGAGGTAAAACAAGGataat GAGATATGGATGA
- the LOC125650510 gene encoding MAM domain-containing glycosylphosphatidylinositol anchor protein 1-like isoform X6, with the protein MDGLQIINGTLLLVLLISALLTKAQFHGFKSTSVIHPSFNPSKRNVTYHVGETALLECSVENLGTKEVIWRNRNQKHVITVGTFVFVGSGAYSVSHPANSPHYDLVIKNVQKHHAGVFECQVSTQEEMSIDVTLNVVDAPMGKPTYSSLSLSGEEFVDQGDPIRLSCNATGVQHAPEDVDWFFNGLKIQSSVQEEIIITKFHSPETKTLISTLEIERSKMNNSGSYICRSTDLKIESHSVMVINAASNTKERAVAEAGGKTRIMRYG; encoded by the exons CTCAGTTTCATGGTTTTAAAAGCACTTCAGTCATTCACCCATCTTTCAATCCCAGCAAGCGTAACGTAACTTATCACGTGGGAGAGACAGCCCTGTTGGAGTGCTCGGTGGAAAATCTTGGAACCAAAGAG GTAATCTGGAGAAATAGAAACCAGAAGCACGTCATCACTGTCGGTACATTCGTATTCGTAGGAAGTGGTGCATACAGTGTGAGTCATCCCGCCAACAGCCCGCACTACGACCTCGTCATCAAAAACGTACAGAAACACCACGCGGGAGTGTTCGAATGTCAAGTTAGTACACAGGAAGAGATGAGCATCGATGTTACGCTTAACGTCGTCG atGCACCAATGGGCAAACCCACATACTCAT CCCTGTCTCTTTCTGGAGAGGAGTTCGTAGACCAAGGAGATCCCATTCGTCTCTCCTGCAATGCAACGGGAGTCCAACACGCGCCTGAAGATGTCGATTGGTTTTTCAATGGACTTAAAATTCAGAGCAGTGTTCAAGAGGaaattatcattacaaaattTCATAGTCCAGAGACTAAGACTCTTATTAGTACTTTAGAAATTGAACGcagtaaaatgaataattcagGATCTTATATCTGTAGAAGTACTGATCTTAAGATTGAAAGCCACAGCGTGATGGTGATTAATG CAGCGAGTAATACTAAAGAGAGAGCGGTGGCAGAAGCTGGAGGTAAAACAAGGataat GAGATATGGATGA